In Candidatus Binataceae bacterium, the genomic stretch CGGACTTGCCGAGGCCGGCTCTGCGATCGCGATCCTCGCGCGCAATGAAGGGAAAGGCGCGGCCGTGCTGAGAGAGATCGAGGCGCTCGGCGTGAAAGCGATCGCGCTCAAGCTCGATGTCACTCGCCGCGACACGCTCCGCCCCGCCTTCGAGGAAGTCGAGCGCCGCCTCGGCCCGGTCACGATCCTGGTCAACAACTCCGGGATGGCGATCAACAAGCCCATGCTCAAATACGACGCGCAGGATTGGGATCAGGTTATCGAGACCAATCTCAACTCGTGCTTTTTCCTCTCGCAGATCGCGGCTCAGGCGATGGCGCGGCGCGGCGGCGGCAAGATCATCAATATCGCGAGCGAGTACGCGCGCTTCGGCGGCGGCTTCGTCATTTCCTACTCGGCCTCGAAGGGCGGCCTCGTCCAG encodes the following:
- a CDS encoding glucose 1-dehydrogenase, coding for MAAPKMFDLAGNVAIVTGGNGGIGRGIALGLAEAGSAIAILARNEGKGAAVLREIEALGVKAIALKLDVTRRDTLRPAFEEVERRLGPVTILVNNSGMAINKPMLKYDAQDWDQVIETNLNSCFFLSQIAAQAMARRGGGKIINIASEYARFGGGFVISYSASKGGLVQMTKTMAIELARKNIQVNAIVPGWITTDMTAAAQSGPFHDEIITRTPAGRFGTPEEMAGAAVFLASHASDFVTGSVVYVDGGYSIR